One Mycoavidus sp. B2-EB genomic region harbors:
- the dksA gene encoding RNA polymerase-binding protein DksA, translated as MSTKKSLTEAEILKMGEKDYMNEAQLEFFKRRLEQLQEELLHNAGQTTEHLRETVVVPDPADRATIEEEHALELRTRDRERKLLKKIQQSLKRIEAGEYGWCEETGEPIGLARLLARPTATLSLEAQERRELRQKLFGD; from the coding sequence ATGAGCACAAAAAAATCTTTGACAGAAGCTGAAATCCTGAAGATGGGCGAGAAGGATTACATGAATGAAGCGCAGCTCGAGTTTTTTAAACGTCGACTCGAGCAATTGCAAGAGGAGCTTTTGCATAACGCTGGACAAACTACGGAGCATTTGCGTGAGACAGTGGTTGTGCCTGATCCGGCTGATCGCGCCACTATCGAAGAGGAGCATGCGCTAGAGTTGCGCACTCGAGATCGAGAAAGGAAATTACTCAAAAAAATTCAGCAATCGCTGAAGCGCATTGAGGCAGGTGAATATGGTTGGTGTGAAGAAACGGGCGAACCTATCGGCCTTGCGCGTTTACTGGCTCGACCTACCGCCACCTTGTCGCTTGAAGCGCAAGAGCGCCGCGAACTGCGTCAAAAACTCTTTGGTGATTAA
- a CDS encoding c-type cytochrome — protein sequence MRVGKLNKILRQVIRTVALWLSVATCAVSSHAVYATDAAQAQLLIRRNACMSCHTTDQKRIGPSYLAVAAKYKDKPEALAQLVEKIKKGGAGAWGAVPMPSHPRLSETDAQTIVAWVLAGAPPK from the coding sequence ATGCGGGTTGGTAAATTAAATAAAATTCTGCGTCAGGTCATACGCACAGTGGCACTTTGGTTGAGCGTCGCCACCTGTGCGGTGAGTAGTCACGCAGTATATGCAACCGATGCAGCGCAGGCGCAATTATTAATTCGGCGTAATGCATGCATGAGTTGTCATACGACCGACCAAAAAAGAATTGGGCCTTCTTATTTAGCGGTAGCGGCTAAATACAAGGATAAACCTGAGGCATTAGCGCAATTAGTTGAAAAAATTAAAAAAGGTGGCGCGGGGGCATGGGGCGCGGTTCCCATGCCATCCCATCCGCGTTTGAGCGAAACAGATGCGCAAACGATCGTTGCTTGGGTATTAGCGGGAGCGCCGCCAAAATGA